The Candidatus Rokuibacteriota bacterium genome includes a region encoding these proteins:
- a CDS encoding aspartate aminotransferase family protein has product MNIEKFVHAYATKSTRSRQLYEEALRVMPGGNSRTTTFFDPYPFYIARGNGARIWDVDGVERLDFNGNYTSLILGHAPPPVIAAIREVAALGVSFPGPTEHELRLAELLCRRLPSLERVRFANSGTEATMNAVRAARAFTGRQKIAKFEGAYHGTHDWVMVSVAPDPARAGARKGPRAVAWCSGIPPAVLKHVVVLPWNDPEACQKILKRERKNLAAVLVDPLLGIGGIIPPVDGFLQRLRALTEREGIVLIFDEVISFRVASGGAQERFGVRPDLTTLGKIIGGGLAVGAFGGRADIMAVFDPRGGRARLSHGGTFNANPITMAAGAATLNQLTPEAYRRLDALGDRVRAGVTALLKRLDHPGQVSGVGSLFCLHWTEAKLTDYRSSRPADPGAPLRVFMGLLNEGILLTQRGLGCCSLAMTDREVDQFVRALEATLQKEHN; this is encoded by the coding sequence ATGAACATCGAGAAGTTCGTCCACGCCTACGCGACCAAGAGCACGCGGTCCCGGCAGCTCTACGAGGAAGCGCTCCGGGTCATGCCCGGCGGCAACAGCCGGACGACCACCTTCTTCGACCCGTACCCGTTCTACATTGCGCGCGGGAACGGCGCGCGGATCTGGGACGTGGACGGCGTCGAGCGCCTCGACTTCAACGGCAACTACACGAGCTTGATCCTCGGCCACGCGCCCCCTCCCGTGATCGCCGCGATCCGGGAAGTGGCGGCGCTCGGCGTCTCCTTCCCCGGTCCGACAGAGCACGAGCTGAGGCTGGCCGAGCTCCTCTGCCGCCGGCTCCCGTCCCTCGAGCGCGTCCGCTTCGCCAACTCGGGGACGGAGGCCACCATGAACGCCGTCCGCGCTGCCCGCGCGTTCACGGGGCGGCAGAAGATCGCCAAGTTCGAGGGCGCCTACCACGGCACCCACGACTGGGTCATGGTGAGCGTGGCGCCCGACCCGGCGCGGGCGGGCGCGCGGAAGGGACCCCGGGCCGTCGCCTGGTGCTCGGGGATCCCGCCGGCGGTACTCAAGCACGTCGTGGTGCTCCCGTGGAATGACCCCGAGGCGTGCCAGAAGATCCTCAAGCGCGAGCGCAAAAACCTCGCCGCCGTCCTGGTGGACCCGCTCCTCGGGATCGGCGGCATCATCCCGCCCGTGGACGGCTTCCTCCAGCGCCTGCGCGCCCTGACCGAGCGCGAGGGGATTGTCCTGATCTTCGACGAGGTGATCTCGTTCCGGGTGGCGTCCGGCGGGGCTCAGGAGCGCTTCGGCGTGCGGCCCGATCTCACCACTCTCGGCAAGATCATCGGCGGCGGCCTGGCGGTCGGAGCGTTCGGTGGACGGGCCGACATCATGGCGGTCTTCGATCCGAGGGGCGGGCGCGCCCGGCTGAGTCACGGCGGGACCTTCAACGCGAACCCGATCACCATGGCCGCGGGTGCGGCCACGCTCAACCAGTTGACTCCCGAGGCCTACCGGCGCCTCGACGCCCTGGGCGACCGCGTCCGCGCCGGCGTCACCGCCCTGTTGAAGCGGCTGGATCACCCCGGCCAGGTCAGCGGTGTGGGCTCGCTCTTCTGCCTCCACTGGACCGAGGCCAAGCTCACCGACTATCGATCGAGCCGGCCGGCGGATCCGGGGGCACCGCTCCGGGTCTTCATGGGGCTCCTGAACGAAGGAATCCTGCTGACGCAGCGCGGCCTGGGCTGCTGCTCGCTGGCCATGACCGATCGGGAGGTGGACCAGTTCGTCCGCGCCCTCGAAGCCACCCTCCAGAAGGAACACAACTAG
- a CDS encoding DMT family transporter, whose translation MDLKAWSFVLLAILGYGMWGFLGKVGAEAVGKYEYILLSYVVATLAFAGAFGGWSAGTVPWSWALILPVAGGVFTALGVIGFFSAIERLPLVIAAPLTALYPIVTVALSLLILGERLTPMQALGIACAVLSGVLLSR comes from the coding sequence ATGGATCTTAAGGCGTGGTCCTTTGTGCTGTTGGCTATCCTGGGGTACGGGATGTGGGGGTTCCTGGGAAAGGTCGGCGCCGAGGCGGTGGGGAAGTACGAGTACATTCTCCTGTCTTACGTCGTGGCCACGCTGGCCTTCGCCGGCGCGTTCGGGGGGTGGTCCGCGGGGACCGTCCCGTGGTCGTGGGCGCTCATCCTGCCCGTGGCCGGCGGCGTCTTCACGGCCCTCGGCGTCATCGGCTTCTTCTCCGCCATCGAGCGCCTCCCGCTCGTCATCGCCGCGCCGCTCACCGCGCTCTACCCGATCGTGACCGTCGCCCTGAGCCTCCTCATCCTCGGCGAGCGCCTGACGCCGATGCAGGCGCTGGGCATCGCCTGCGCCGTTCTCTCCGGGGTGCTGCTCAGCCGGTGA
- a CDS encoding FAD-dependent oxidoreductase translates to MSQRAVVIGMGAIGIAAAYYLQRAGWQVTLADRGDVGQGCSYANACLIVPSHSHPVPGPGVIWQGLRWMLAPESPLYVRPRVDRRFLRWLREFRRFCSAEAAERGFHALVGLSRASLELFEELARDAGVGFFYERKGLLNIYLSDAGLAAAVEEQHRLDLAGFRARVLTGPEAREAEPALGAGVRGALVVEGEAHGNCFEYVRALAQELEKRGARLLRHRRVTRIVVEAGRVAGVVIEEPRDELPTDVAVLAAGAWTGELTEPLGVVLPLEPAKGYSCTIDSYAGAPRLPLLVHEKRIAITPLGPRLRFGGTLELTGHDLSLNQTRYQAVIKGARATLDHRLELRNEAAWCGLRPLTPDGLPIIDRVPGVEGLIVATGHGMLGFTQSPATGKLVTELASASPPRCPGRRSGSPGFRSPD, encoded by the coding sequence ATGTCTCAGCGAGCGGTCGTCATCGGGATGGGCGCCATCGGGATCGCCGCAGCGTACTACCTCCAGCGCGCAGGATGGCAGGTGACGCTGGCGGATCGCGGCGACGTCGGGCAAGGCTGCTCCTACGCCAACGCGTGCCTGATCGTCCCGAGTCACTCGCACCCGGTCCCCGGCCCCGGGGTGATCTGGCAGGGCCTCCGCTGGATGCTGGCGCCCGAGAGCCCGCTCTACGTCAGGCCGCGCGTGGATCGGCGGTTTCTCCGGTGGCTGCGGGAGTTCCGGCGCTTCTGCTCTGCCGAGGCGGCGGAGCGGGGATTCCACGCGCTGGTGGGGCTGAGCCGGGCGAGCCTCGAGCTGTTCGAGGAGCTGGCGCGCGACGCCGGGGTGGGGTTTTTCTACGAGCGGAAGGGCCTGCTCAACATCTACCTGTCCGACGCGGGGCTCGCGGCCGCTGTGGAGGAGCAGCACCGGCTCGACTTGGCGGGGTTCCGGGCGCGCGTGCTCACCGGGCCGGAAGCGCGCGAGGCGGAGCCAGCCCTGGGCGCCGGCGTCCGGGGGGCGCTCGTCGTCGAGGGCGAGGCTCACGGGAACTGCTTCGAGTACGTCCGCGCGCTAGCGCAGGAACTGGAGAAGCGGGGGGCGCGGCTCCTGCGTCACCGGCGCGTGACACGCATCGTGGTGGAGGCGGGACGCGTTGCCGGCGTCGTCATCGAGGAGCCGCGCGACGAGCTGCCGACCGACGTGGCGGTGCTCGCCGCCGGGGCGTGGACCGGCGAGCTTACAGAGCCCCTCGGAGTCGTGCTTCCGCTCGAGCCCGCGAAAGGCTATAGCTGCACGATTGACAGCTACGCGGGAGCGCCGCGGCTCCCGCTCCTGGTCCACGAAAAGCGGATCGCCATCACGCCCCTTGGCCCGCGTCTGCGCTTCGGCGGGACCCTCGAGCTGACCGGGCATGACCTGAGCCTGAACCAGACCCGCTACCAGGCGGTGATCAAGGGTGCCCGCGCGACCCTCGATCATCGGCTCGAGCTTCGCAATGAGGCGGCCTGGTGCGGGCTGCGACCCCTGACGCCCGACGGTCTGCCCATTATCGACCGCGTGCCAGGGGTGGAGGGTCTGATCGTGGCCACCGGGCATGGCATGCTGGGCTTCACGCAGTCGCCGGCGACAGGAAAGCTGGTGACGGAGCTCGCCAGCGCCAGCCCCCCTCGCTGCCCTGGGCGCCGTTCAGGCTCGCCCGGTTTTCGATCGCCTGACTGA